One stretch of Deltaproteobacteria bacterium DNA includes these proteins:
- the dnaE gene encoding DNA polymerase III subunit alpha, with translation MKPKDFVHLHVHSQYSLLHGAILVEKLIKQVKDFGLSAIALTDHANLFGAVEFYEKAKKEGIHPILGCEIYCITKGSRLERVKTRDDQLAHLLLLVQNAEGYKNLSRLLASAYNEGFYYKPRLDKEILKEMSAGLIALSCCSKGEIPRRIIEGKVEAAFDAAKKLSEIFPDRFYLELQDHGLSHETLVNHQFVEFSKQLNIPLVVTNNAHYLYRENREAHEALLCIQSGNKLSDEDRPSYDGEEYYLKSGEEMCELFKDFPEALENTRKIADSCVFDFDFKTYYFPKFIPPENRTVDDFFQECVWYGFDERWLLIEKFYEHLGKNSEERSQKKEEYKARIEFELKTILSMGFSSYFLIVSDFITYAKSQGIPVGPGRGSAAGSLVAFCLKITDIDPLPYFLLFERFLNPERISMPDMDIDFCMNRRDEVIAYVNQKYGNVSQIITFGKMKAKAVIRDVGRVLDFAYADVDKIAKLIPNALNMTLEEAMKTEPRIRELEMADPKVKKLLSIAKSLEGLNRHASTHAAGVVISDRPLTEFLPLYRGSNEEVVTQFDMKAVEKIGLVKFDFLGLKTLTVIENTLKIIKRTRGLAIRLIEISLDDEAVYQTLTKGDCLGIFQLESSGMRDLIVKLKPSCFEDLIALVALYRPGPLGSGMVDDFINRKHGRTNIVYDLPELESILKDTYGVIVYQEQVMQIASALAGFTLGDADLLRRAMGKKKPEEMAKQRERFIKGAKERNINIQKAEKIFDLMAMFAEYGFNKSHSAAYALISYQTAYLKTHFCAEYLASVLTFEIGDTDKVLTYINDLEKHNIAVLPPDINESYRYFSVLSDKEIRFGLAATKNVGDAAIESILEARKEKIRFENFFDFCESVDLRKVNRKVIESLIKCGAFDSLSDSLALGRSTMMEVLDSAIEYGAARQRDLEKGQSSLFDVAGEKSKMPPLPKVLPWNEEQKLKFEKEAMGFYVTGHPLKSFATLIAKLTPYDTKNLREITEKKEVLMAGVVTGLKEIFTKKGDRMAFATLEDLKGSVEVVVFSDVYNLAQTLLKSDDPLLIQGTAEPSEEAPKVLATRILSLKNYAGISQVLHIEMDAIYLTENKLKDFRFLLSKSPGNCPVYLHLLTASGKTSLKLPTELDVAWSNNLETDLQVLLGQKAKIALQSVGKLQ, from the coding sequence TTGTATTACCAAGGGTTCTCGTTTGGAACGCGTCAAAACCCGCGACGATCAACTGGCTCATCTTTTACTCCTAGTGCAAAATGCCGAGGGCTATAAAAATTTATCTCGTCTTTTGGCCTCGGCCTACAACGAAGGTTTTTACTATAAACCTCGTCTCGATAAAGAGATCTTAAAAGAAATGTCCGCGGGACTCATTGCGCTTTCCTGCTGCAGCAAAGGGGAAATTCCTCGTCGAATTATTGAAGGGAAGGTTGAGGCTGCTTTTGATGCCGCAAAAAAATTGTCTGAAATTTTTCCGGATCGCTTTTATCTTGAATTGCAAGATCATGGCTTGTCCCATGAAACACTGGTGAATCATCAGTTTGTTGAGTTTTCTAAACAATTGAATATTCCTTTGGTGGTCACCAACAATGCGCATTATTTGTACCGGGAAAATCGTGAAGCACACGAAGCACTGCTCTGTATTCAATCGGGCAATAAACTTAGCGATGAAGATAGGCCTTCTTACGACGGTGAAGAATATTATCTGAAAAGCGGCGAAGAAATGTGTGAGCTGTTTAAAGATTTTCCGGAGGCCTTGGAAAATACCAGAAAAATTGCAGACTCTTGTGTCTTTGATTTTGATTTCAAGACTTATTATTTTCCAAAATTTATTCCGCCTGAAAATAGAACGGTAGATGACTTCTTTCAAGAGTGCGTCTGGTATGGTTTTGATGAGCGCTGGCTTCTGATTGAAAAATTTTATGAGCATTTGGGAAAGAATTCAGAAGAAAGAAGTCAGAAAAAAGAAGAATATAAAGCGCGCATTGAATTTGAACTCAAAACCATTTTGAGTATGGGTTTTTCGAGTTATTTTCTCATCGTTTCCGATTTTATCACCTATGCAAAATCGCAAGGTATTCCCGTAGGCCCAGGACGCGGATCTGCTGCGGGTTCACTGGTGGCTTTTTGTTTGAAGATTACGGATATTGATCCCCTTCCTTATTTTTTGCTCTTTGAGCGCTTCTTGAATCCGGAACGCATCAGCATGCCGGATATGGATATCGATTTTTGCATGAATCGGCGTGACGAAGTGATCGCTTACGTGAATCAAAAATATGGAAATGTGTCACAGATTATTACCTTTGGAAAGATGAAGGCCAAGGCAGTGATTCGTGATGTAGGGCGTGTGCTGGACTTTGCCTATGCCGATGTCGACAAGATTGCCAAACTCATTCCCAATGCCCTGAACATGACCCTGGAAGAGGCCATGAAGACCGAGCCCCGCATTCGTGAATTGGAGATGGCGGACCCAAAAGTAAAAAAACTCCTCTCCATTGCCAAATCCCTGGAAGGCCTGAATCGTCATGCTTCTACGCATGCGGCCGGGGTGGTGATCTCCGATCGTCCTTTGACAGAATTTCTACCCCTCTATCGGGGAAGCAACGAAGAAGTGGTGACGCAGTTCGATATGAAGGCCGTTGAAAAAATTGGCTTAGTGAAATTTGATTTTTTGGGGCTTAAAACTCTAACCGTGATTGAAAACACCCTCAAGATTATCAAGCGCACCCGAGGGTTGGCAATCCGCTTGATTGAAATTTCACTCGATGACGAGGCCGTCTACCAGACTTTAACCAAAGGGGATTGTCTGGGGATCTTCCAACTCGAATCGTCGGGCATGCGCGATTTGATTGTAAAACTCAAACCCAGCTGCTTCGAAGACTTGATTGCCCTGGTGGCCCTCTATCGCCCGGGGCCTCTGGGTTCAGGAATGGTGGATGATTTCATCAATCGAAAACACGGAAGGACAAACATTGTCTATGATTTGCCCGAACTGGAGTCTATCCTGAAAGATACTTATGGGGTTATTGTTTATCAGGAACAGGTAATGCAGATTGCATCAGCGTTGGCAGGTTTTACGTTGGGGGATGCAGACTTGCTGCGTCGTGCGATGGGTAAGAAAAAGCCGGAAGAAATGGCCAAACAAAGAGAACGATTTATTAAAGGGGCGAAAGAAAGAAATATCAACATCCAGAAAGCAGAAAAGATTTTTGATTTGATGGCGATGTTTGCGGAGTATGGTTTTAACAAATCACACAGTGCAGCTTATGCCCTCATCTCTTATCAGACAGCCTATCTGAAAACCCATTTTTGCGCGGAGTATCTGGCCAGCGTGCTCACTTTTGAAATCGGGGATACCGATAAGGTGCTCACCTATATCAATGACCTAGAAAAGCACAATATTGCAGTGTTGCCGCCGGATATCAATGAATCGTATCGTTATTTTTCGGTGCTTTCTGATAAGGAAATCCGCTTTGGTTTGGCGGCCACAAAAAACGTGGGAGATGCTGCCATAGAAAGCATTTTGGAGGCGCGGAAAGAAAAGATCCGTTTTGAAAATTTTTTTGATTTTTGCGAATCGGTAGATCTGCGTAAAGTAAATCGTAAAGTGATTGAGTCGCTCATTAAATGCGGGGCTTTTGATAGTTTGAGTGACAGCCTGGCATTGGGTCGCTCGACGATGATGGAAGTGCTGGATTCGGCCATCGAATATGGTGCCGCCAGACAGCGGGATTTGGAAAAAGGTCAGAGTTCTCTTTTTGATGTGGCGGGAGAAAAATCGAAAATGCCGCCCTTGCCAAAGGTGCTGCCCTGGAATGAAGAACAAAAACTGAAATTTGAAAAAGAGGCCATGGGTTTTTATGTGACCGGACATCCTCTAAAAAGCTTTGCCACGCTCATTGCCAAACTGACTCCCTATGACACAAAAAATTTGAGGGAAATTACAGAAAAAAAAGAAGTTTTAATGGCCGGAGTGGTGACAGGTTTAAAGGAGATCTTCACCAAAAAGGGTGATCGCATGGCCTTTGCCACCCTGGAAGATTTAAAAGGCTCTGTGGAAGTGGTGGTTTTTTCGGATGTCTACAACCTGGCGCAAACCCTGCTTAAATCGGATGATCCACTGCTCATCCAAGGCACTGCAGAACCCAGCGAAGAAGCGCCAAAAGTTTTGGCCACCCGTATTCTTTCCCTAAAGAACTATGCCGGTATTTCACAGGTATTGCATATTGAAATGGATGCCATTTATCTGACAGAAAATAAGTTAAAAGATTTTCGCTTCCTGCTTTCGAAATCTCCTGGCAACTGTCCGGTATATCTGCATTTGCTTACTGCGAGCGGTAAAACCAGTTTAAAGCTTCCCACCGAGTTGGATGTCGCCTGGAGTAATAACCTGGAAACCGACTTGCAGGTTTTATTAGGACAAAAGGCGAAAATAGCCCTTCAAAGTGTGGGGAAGTTGCAGTAG